TCTGGGCGGGTGCGGAAGGCGCCGATGCGGCGGATGCCGAGGGCGTGGCCGATGCGGCCGCCTTGTCGGCACGCGCCTGCACCGTGGCGGTGGAGGCATCGTCCGTCTGCACATCCAGGGCCCCGAAGTGGCCGAAGTCCGCCCGGTTGTCCATCACCAGGCGGTCTGCCTGCACCGTGACGCCCGGCACCCAGCGGCGCCAGCCGGTCTCCACGGGCTGAGGCCACTGCCAGTGGGCGGTCAGATCGCCCTCGATGGCAAAGCGCCGGCCGGTGGCCTCGCTGACCTGCTGGTTGATCCAGGGCTTGGCCCGGTTCCAGTCGAACCACGCCACGAAGGCCAGCAACAGCAGCAGCACGACGAGCAGCCCGGCCACCGCGGCAAGGGGCAGCCGCGACCGCCGCCGGGGGGGGACGGGCGCCGAAGGGGTGGGCGAAACGGAAGGAGGCGAGGTCTCAGGGGGCATGGTCATAGGCGTTTTCTTCAGGCCATGCTAGCCCGCACCTGCGCTACCGGGACTCGCCGATGCTCGTTTACCGTTGTTGTCCTACAGGTCCCGGAAGGCTCGATCAAGCCTCTCCAAACCCTCATCTGATCTGGAACGCGTCGTGAACGGATGAGCGAAGCATTACCCAACCGACATTGACGATGGACGTTCATCCATGACGTCGGTGGTGCCGTGATCAAAATGCAGGATCAGCGTGCACATTCGTCGTGGAATTCATCAAGGACTGAATCTTCAGACCAAACACTTCCAACTGAAAAGGTTTCGTCAACACCTGCATCCCTGACGGAAGTTGGCCGTGGCTGAGAACGGCATTTTCGGCATAGCCAGTCACAAACAGAACCCGCATGGAAGGATGGATCTTGCGGGCAGCATCCGCCAGCTGTCTTCCATTCATACCCCCAGGAAGACCAACATCGGTGACCAGCAGTGCGATGGACGCATTGTTCTGAAGCACTTGAATTGCACTGGAACCGGCTTCTGCTTCCAACACGTGGTAGCCCAGTTCCTGCAACATTTCCACCATGAACATTCGAACCGAAGCTTCATCATCGACCACGAGAATGGTCTCACCCAAGCCGACGGTGGAGATAGCAGGGGCACGATCCAGCGCATCCTCCGCCAAGATATCCTTGCCTGCGTACCGCGGGAGGAACATGCGGATCGTTGTTCCCACGCCCATTTCGGAATGGATCCGCGCTTGTCCTCCGGATTGGCGCGCAAAGCCATAGACCATCGAAAGCCCGAGGCCCGTGCCTACGCCAATCGGCTTCGTCGTGAAAAACGGGTCGAATGCCCGGGCCACCACGTCTGCAGTCATGCCGGTGCCGTTGTCGCTCACGGAAATGCACACATATTGGCCAGGCGACATCTGCTCCTCACCGGCTGCTCGCTCGTCGAGCGTTCGATTGGCAGTCTCGACCACCAGCTTGCCACCATCGGACATGGCATCGCGCGCATTGATGCACAAATTCAAGAGCGCATTTTCAAGCTGACTTGGATCGGCATGAATGGGCCAAACGTCGATTCCGCATTTCACTTCCAACATGACGTGGGGGCCGATCGTGCGGCGCACCAGGTCTTCGAATCCACTGATCAACTGGTTGACTTTCACCACTTTGGGTTCCAGCGTCTGCTGGCGTGAAAACGCCAGCAGACGGTGTGTCAAAGCCGCCGCGCGCTTCGTGGCCGTCTGCCCGACAGTGACGTAACGCATCGCCCCAGAATCCTCGCCAAACCGCCGCTTGAGCAATTCCAGACTGCCTGAAATGGCTCCGAGAAGATTATTGAAATCATGTGCCAAGCCACCCGTCAATTGGCCTACCGCCTCCATCTTCTGGGACTGCCGCAGCGCGGCTTCCGACTTCATCAACGCCGTGGTTCTCTCTTGCACTTGTTGTTCAAGCGAGTTTGCAAGGGCGTGCAAATTCTGCTCGGCGCGGCGGCGTTCCACTGCGTGCCAGGTTCTGTGCGCCACTTCACGAACAAGGTTCAGTTCCTCTGCGGTCCAATGGCGCGGGGCCGCATGGTGCAGGTAAAGCATCGCCACCTGATTTCGATCTTCGCCGACCGGCACATTGATAAGCGACTGGGCATGAATTGCAATAAATGCATCCGCATGATCGCGCGTGCGCGGATCGGTACGCACATCTGCCAGCACGAGGGCGTCGCCTCGCTGTAGGTTCTCGGTGTAACTGCCGAAATCGCGGCAGTTCAGGGTTCCCGCCAATGTGGAGATTCCCGGCGCATTCCAGTCGCGCTCGATGGTGATGGTTTGGGTGTTACGGTCCAGCAGTCCGTAGCCTGCACGGCTCACATCCAGAGCGCGGCCCAGGGCCTCTGCTGCGTGGTAAGCGATATCACCAGGCTCACGGGTCGGTCCGTAAACCTCGCGATCCAGCAGTTCCAGCAATTCAGCGCGCCGCCTGCCCAGCATGGCATGGGTGATTTCTTGAGAGATGCCTGCAATGTAGGAGGGGCGGCCTGCCGCGTCATATTCCAGGCGCCCTAGTATCCTGACCCATGCCAATTGGCCATCCGGGCGAAGGATGCGATATTCGATTCGGTAGTCTTTGCCAGTCGCAATGGTCTGAGCCACCGCCTCGCGCATCCGCACCAGATCATCGGGATGCACTGCGTTCTGCAAGTCCTCGTAAGTGAAAGGCAAAGACTCATCACGTCCGAAATTGCTCTTGCAATGGTTGGACGCAATCAGCTCTTGCGCAGTCAGATCGAGTTGCCAGACACCCAAGCCTCCTGCATCGGTTGCGGCTCGCAGGCGGGCTTGTCCCGTCTCTATTTCTCGAACACGCTCGGCAAGCTCTATTGTCAATTGCTCGGCTTTTTCCTTCGCGTCTCGCAGTTCTGTCTCTGCCGCAATTCGAGCCGATCGCTCTGCCACTTCCCTTAAAGCTCGTTCCAGCACAGACGCCAATCGAGACAGGCGGCCCTTGCTCACATAGTCAGTCGCTCCCTGCTTGAGCAGTTCGACGGCATTGTCTTCGCCGATGACTCCGGACACGAAGATGAAAGGAATCATCGGTACCCGTTGATGCGCCAGGCGAAGCGCATCGGTACCGCTGTAGCCTCCCAAATCATGGTCTGACAAGATCAGGTCGAATCCACCTCGCTCCAACGCTTCTGAAAAACTCTCTGCGTCCCTGACCCATTGCAAATTGGCATGCGGATAACTATGCAGCAAGGACTCTTGAAGCAGTTCTGCGTCGAAAGCGGAGTCCTCCAGCAGTAGCACACTCAAAGGCCGCTCTGCGAGCGGGATGGACTCTGCGAGTTCACTCATACCGGCGGGTCGCACGCAGGGAGCCGGGCGGCGGTTCGTTGAGAACGGCCCAAAACACTCCCAAATCGGCAATCGCGGAAACGAATTGCTTGAATTCCACGGGCTTGACGACATAAGCGTTGACGCCCAACTCGTAGCTGCGCAGCAGATCGCTCTCTTCCTGGGATGAGGTCAGCATCACCACAGGAATACTGCGTAGTACCGGACTCTTTCGCACGGCCTCCAGTACCTCTAGTCCATTGACCTTCGGCAGCTTCAAATCGAGCAGGATCACGGCTGGATTGCCTTCATCACGGCTGGCGTGGGCTTCTTCGCGGCGCAAGTAGTCCAATGCCTCCGCACCATCGCGAAGCACTACCACGTCGTTGGCGAGTTGGCTTCGTTCCAGGGCCAGCAGCGTCAATTCCTGGTCGCGTAGATCGTCCTCGACGAGAAGAATAGGTTTAAGCATGATCGGATGTATTTCCGATGGGTGAAGTAGGAAGCGCATTTTGCCCGGACTCGGGCAGGACGAAACCGAACGGCGCTGTTGCACAAATCGAATTGCAGACGGCATGACCCCAACCCCAGACGGACCTATGCCACAGCAGTCACCGACACGGTGTGAGGACGGCCGATCTGACTGAACCGATTGAGCAAGGCCACGCGGACATGCAGCTCCACAACCTGGCGGTCGAACGTGCGCGCGATCACCCGTTCGCCCAGTCGCTTGAAGCAGTGCATCTTCGTCTCCACAAGGCTGCGCCGGTGGTAGCCGCTCCACTTCTTCCAAATGCCGCGACCCAGGCGCTGGCACGCCCGAATGGCCTCATTACGATGCGCCGAGCCCGGACTCGACTTCTTCCAATGGCTGGCGTTCTTGCGGGGCGGGATCACCGCCATCGCGTGCCGCTCGGCAATGGCGTCCAGGCAGGCGCGCGTGTCGTAGGCGCCATCGGCACTGACGCTTTCGATGGATTCGTCAGTGGGAATCTGAGCCAGCAACCCGGGCAACATCGGCGCATCCCCAATGGCGTTGCTGGTCACCTCGATGGCGCGTATTTCCAGCGTCTGCGCGTCGATGCCCAGATGGACCTTGCGCCATTCGCGCCGGTATTCAGCACCATGCTTCTTGCGTTTTCACTCTCCTTCGCCCAGGAACTTGATGCCGGTGCTGTCCACCAGCAACTGCAGCGGCGAGTTGGTTCGCTGGTAGCTCAGTTCGACCTGCAAGGTCTTTTGGCGCCGGCAAACAGTGCTGAAGTCAGGTACCGGCCAGTCCAGCTTTGCCAGCCGCAGCAGGCTCTGCACCATGCCCAGCGCCTGTCGCAAGGGCTGGCCGAACAGGCACTTGATGCTCAGGCAGAACTGGATTGCTGCGTCCGAGAAGGTTCGGCTGCGTCCACGCCTGCCGGTCGGCGTGCCAAACCACTGCATGCCCTCATCTAGTGTCCTGTCCCGTTAATTCGCCCGCATAGTCTGGCGAGTTTTTCGAGGATGGAGTCTGCTGTAGCTGTCCAAGTAAACGGCTGGCAGGACTGGTTGTAATTCGCGATGAATGTGTCGATCTTGTTGATCAGATCCTTCACGCTGGTGAACGAGCCACGGCGGATTGCCCGCGTGGTGATGATCGAGAAGAAGCGCTCGACCTGATTGAGCCAGCTTGAATAGGTCGGAACGAAGTGCATGTGCCAGCGAGGCCGCTCGGCCAACCAAGCGCGCACCTTTGGATGCTTGTGGCTGGCGTAGTTATCAGCTATGCAGTGCACATCCAGTTCGTCGGGCACTGCCTTGTCGATGGCGCGCAGGAAGGCAAGGAACTCTTGATGACGATGCCGGGGCCGGCACTGCGCGATCACTTGGCCATTCATCACGTTCAGGGCCGCGAACAAGGTGGTGGTGCCGTGGCGCACGTAGTCGTGCGTGACACCTTCGACATAGCCAAACCCCATTGGCAGCATCGGCTGCGTACGCTCCAAAGCTTGGCATTGGCTCTTCTCGTCCACGCACAGCACCAGCGCGTTGTCAGGTGGGTTCAGGTACAGCCCCACAACGTCGCGCAGCTTCTCGATGAACAGCGGATCGGTCGACAGCTTGAAGCTGTCGGCCCGGTGCGGCTTGAGGTTGAAGGTCTGCAGATAGCGCGCCACCGTGCTCTTGCTGATGCCCGTAT
This region of Acidovorax sp. GBBC 1281 genomic DNA includes:
- a CDS encoding response regulator gives rise to the protein MLKPILLVEDDLRDQELTLLALERSQLANDVVVLRDGAEALDYLRREEAHASRDEGNPAVILLDLKLPKVNGLEVLEAVRKSPVLRSIPVVMLTSSQEESDLLRSYELGVNAYVVKPVEFKQFVSAIADLGVFWAVLNEPPPGSLRATRRYE
- a CDS encoding IS630 family transposase; translated protein: MPNATTRTEIALSEVERAELTSMARSRSLPAALSLRARIVLTCEGTDKASTAVAQALGISRSTVTKWRGRYARHRIAGLYDELRPGRPRTVDDERVAELITKTLHTKPADGGTHWSTRTLAADTGISKSTVARYLQTFNLKPHRADSFKLSTDPLFIEKLRDVVGLYLNPPDNALVLCVDEKSQCQALERTQPMLPMGFGYVEGVTHDYVRHGTTTLFAALNVMNGQVIAQCRPRHRHQEFLAFLRAIDKAVPDELDVHCIADNYASHKHPKVRAWLAERPRWHMHFVPTYSSWLNQVERFFSIITTRAIRRGSFTSVKDLINKIDTFIANYNQSCQPFTWTATADSILEKLARLCGRINGTGH
- a CDS encoding response regulator; the protein is MSELAESIPLAERPLSVLLLEDSAFDAELLQESLLHSYPHANLQWVRDAESFSEALERGGFDLILSDHDLGGYSGTDALRLAHQRVPMIPFIFVSGVIGEDNAVELLKQGATDYVSKGRLSRLASVLERALREVAERSARIAAETELRDAKEKAEQLTIELAERVREIETGQARLRAATDAGGLGVWQLDLTAQELIASNHCKSNFGRDESLPFTYEDLQNAVHPDDLVRMREAVAQTIATGKDYRIEYRILRPDGQLAWVRILGRLEYDAAGRPSYIAGISQEITHAMLGRRRAELLELLDREVYGPTREPGDIAYHAAEALGRALDVSRAGYGLLDRNTQTITIERDWNAPGISTLAGTLNCRDFGSYTENLQRGDALVLADVRTDPRTRDHADAFIAIHAQSLINVPVGEDRNQVAMLYLHHAAPRHWTAEELNLVREVAHRTWHAVERRRAEQNLHALANSLEQQVQERTTALMKSEAALRQSQKMEAVGQLTGGLAHDFNNLLGAISGSLELLKRRFGEDSGAMRYVTVGQTATKRAAALTHRLLAFSRQQTLEPKVVKVNQLISGFEDLVRRTIGPHVMLEVKCGIDVWPIHADPSQLENALLNLCINARDAMSDGGKLVVETANRTLDERAAGEEQMSPGQYVCISVSDNGTGMTADVVARAFDPFFTTKPIGVGTGLGLSMVYGFARQSGGQARIHSEMGVGTTIRMFLPRYAGKDILAEDALDRAPAISTVGLGETILVVDDEASVRMFMVEMLQELGYHVLEAEAGSSAIQVLQNNASIALLVTDVGLPGGMNGRQLADAARKIHPSMRVLFVTGYAENAVLSHGQLPSGMQVLTKPFQLEVFGLKIQSLMNSTTNVHADPAF